The Geoalkalibacter sp. nucleotide sequence TGCGCCAGACTGTTTTCGAGTACATCGAAGTTGACTACAATCGAAGCCGCCGCCACAGCGCCAACGGGTACATTAGCCCAGAGGCGGTGGAGGCGAAATTAGCCGCTTAGCGCGCTGTCCGTTTTTGCTGGGCAAGATCACATTGCGAGTTTACCGGGAATAAACCGCCTGGAACCCTGATGGTTCAAATCAAGGCGACAGATAAAGCACCCCGGACTCGGCGATGCCGCTGGACATATAGGCGAGCCCCATGACCAGGGGCAGTGCCACGTCGGAGAGAAAGAAGAAGGTGATGCCCTGGGTGCGTCCCCAGACTTTTTTCAGGCGGGTCAGGCGGTAGAACTCGTTGTCGGAGAGTCCGCGACACAGGCCGACGAGGGCGGCGAAAAGGGCGAAGAAGCCGAGGGTGATTTTGGAGGGAGTGGTCATGGGAAACCTCCTGCGGGATTATTCTCCACGCCGCCCAAGCGACGCTTTGCCAAACAATATAACCTCGTTCTAATCAAATGGCAAGCTCTGATCTTCTCAGCATCATTTCAGATTTCTTCCCACCTCGGCGAGGCGCCAATCGACCCTGATCAAGCTGTCGGGACCAAGGCGGATCAAACCAACCCCCACCCTCGCCAAAAAGCCGCGAAATCAGGACTATCACTTGGCGCCCGGCCAAGGATTCCGATCCTGGCGATGGTCTTGCGGGCACTGCGGATGACCGGCGGAGCAGGGTCATGACCGCGTCGTCGCGTTCGTCGAACAGGTTTTTAGGCGCGTCGTCGTTGGGGGTGAGTCCGCGAACCGGGCGGATCCTCCGCTGCGGCCCTGAAAAATGAACTCGCGCGGGTCCGAAATTCCTCAGCGGGGCCTTCTTTTCGGAATCACATGGCGCTCGACGAAATTTCGCAAAATTCGGCTCAGGGGCAGATCGAGAACCTCATAAACCCTCGCTTCGATCCAGTCCGGCACCCCGAAAAATGCCTCGGCGATGCCGCCGGTCATGCAGGCCAGGGTGTCGCTGTCGCCGCCCAGGGAAACGGCATTGCGAACGGCGTCCTCGAAATCCGTCCCTTCCAGGAACGCGAGAATGGCCTCGGGTACCGACCCCTGACAGCTGACATCAAACCCATAATGAGGACGGATGTCGTCGATGCGCCGCCGGAGATCGTAGCCAAAGCGCCACTGGAGCTGACTTTGAATCTCTTTTTTTCCGCGCCCCTGACGCGCCATGAGGATCGCCGCGGCCACGGCCTGGGCACCCTTCACGCCCTCGGGGTGGTCATGAGTGACGCAGGCGCTTGTCGCGGCGGCGTTGACGACCTGATCCAGGGTGTCGAAAAACCAGGCGACCGGGCTGACCCGCATGGCCGAGCCGTTGCCGAAACTGTTATAGGGCCCCAGGTTGGAATCCCGGGCCCAGCGATGAAAGCGCCCGCCATAGCCCGCATGGGGATAGGCGGCATAATAGCGTCGCATGACGACAGTCAAATCCGCGTCCTCCATCAGACTCTCGGCAAGAGCCAGGCTCAGCACGCTGTCGTCGGTAAACGCGCAATCGGGGTGGAAAAGGACAAAATCCTTGCTTTTCAGGTTGTTGAACTCAAAACGCGAACCAATGATGTCGCCCGCAATCGCACCCAGCATAGCTCTCCCCCGCCATTTTCATTCCCCGATGATCTTCACCAGCACCCGCTTGCGGCGGCGGCCGTCGAATTCACCGTAGAAAATCTGCTCCCAGGGACCGAAATCGAGTTTTCCTCCGGTGACGGCCACCACCACCTCACGGCCCAGGATGCTGCGCTTGAGATGGGCATCGCCGTTGTCCTCGCCCGTCTTGTTGTGGCGGTACAGGCTCAGGGGTTCGTGGGGGGCAAGTTCTTCAAGCCAGCGCTCGAAATCCTGGTGCAGACCGCGTTCGTCGTCATTGATGAAAACCGAGGCGGTGATGTGCATGGCATTGACCAGGCAAAGCCCTTCGCGGATGCCGCTTTCCTTCAAACATTGATCGACCTCGCCGGTAATGTTAACAAACCCCAGACGGGTTGGAACCTCGAACCAGAGTTCTTTGCGATAGGATTTCATCGACACACCTCGCAACATAATTTTTTAGGGAAAAACATTTTGACTTTTTCATCAAAAAGTTTAAGTTTTTAAGGATTCACCGTCACCGAGACATGCTCCCAAGGAGAGTCAGCTTGCATCGCTTCGCCGGCATTCTGCTGTTTT carries:
- a CDS encoding ADP-ribosylglycohydrolase family protein, which translates into the protein MLGAIAGDIIGSRFEFNNLKSKDFVLFHPDCAFTDDSVLSLALAESLMEDADLTVVMRRYYAAYPHAGYGGRFHRWARDSNLGPYNSFGNGSAMRVSPVAWFFDTLDQVVNAAATSACVTHDHPEGVKGAQAVAAAILMARQGRGKKEIQSQLQWRFGYDLRRRIDDIRPHYGFDVSCQGSVPEAILAFLEGTDFEDAVRNAVSLGGDSDTLACMTGGIAEAFFGVPDWIEARVYEVLDLPLSRILRNFVERHVIPKRRPR
- a CDS encoding secondary thiamine-phosphate synthase enzyme YjbQ, which produces MKSYRKELWFEVPTRLGFVNITGEVDQCLKESGIREGLCLVNAMHITASVFINDDERGLHQDFERWLEELAPHEPLSLYRHNKTGEDNGDAHLKRSILGREVVVAVTGGKLDFGPWEQIFYGEFDGRRRKRVLVKIIGE